One Persicobacter psychrovividus DNA window includes the following coding sequences:
- the sufB gene encoding Fe-S cluster assembly protein SufB, giving the protein MSKDDQILEEFTQSEYKHGFVTNIEQEFAPKGLNEDTVRFISAKKQEPAWLLEWRLKAFRHWETLTEPEWPNVEYPKPDFQDLHYYAAPKKKPKLDSLDQVDPELLDTFKRLGISLEEQKRISGVEVAVDAVLDSVSVATTFRETLAEKGIIFCSFSEAVKEHPELVKKYLGAVVPYNDNFYAALNSAVFSDGSFAYIPKGVHCPMELSTYFRINAANTGQFERTLIVAEEGSKVSYLEGCTAPQRDENQLHAAVVEILVEKEADVKYSTVQNWYPGDAEGKGGIYNFVTKRGICNGAHAKLSWTQVETGSAVTWKYPSCILKGDYSVGEFYSVAVTNNMQQADTGTKMVHIGKNTKSRIVSKGVSAGKSQNSYRGLVKVLKRAENARNFSQCDSLLMGDKCGAHTFPYIEIDNKSAQVEHEATTSKIGEDQLFYCNQRGIDTEAAVALIVNGYCKEVLNQLPMEFAVEAQKLLALTLEGSVG; this is encoded by the coding sequence ATTTACCCAGTCGGAATATAAGCATGGATTTGTAACCAACATTGAGCAGGAGTTCGCTCCTAAAGGACTTAATGAGGATACAGTCCGTTTTATTTCCGCTAAGAAGCAGGAGCCAGCTTGGTTGCTTGAATGGCGACTGAAAGCTTTCCGTCATTGGGAAACCCTCACTGAACCCGAATGGCCTAACGTAGAATACCCTAAACCTGATTTCCAAGACCTCCACTATTATGCTGCTCCTAAGAAGAAGCCTAAACTGGACAGCCTGGATCAGGTAGACCCTGAATTGCTGGACACCTTCAAGCGCCTTGGAATTTCGCTGGAAGAACAAAAGCGTATTTCTGGGGTAGAGGTAGCCGTTGATGCGGTCCTGGATTCAGTATCCGTAGCCACCACTTTCCGTGAAACACTGGCCGAGAAAGGCATTATCTTTTGCTCCTTCAGCGAGGCGGTAAAAGAGCATCCTGAATTGGTGAAGAAATATTTGGGAGCTGTTGTTCCTTATAATGATAACTTTTATGCAGCGCTGAATTCAGCGGTGTTTTCTGATGGTTCTTTCGCTTACATCCCTAAAGGGGTGCATTGCCCTATGGAGCTATCCACTTATTTCCGTATCAATGCGGCCAATACTGGGCAATTTGAGCGGACTTTGATTGTGGCAGAAGAGGGCTCGAAGGTCTCCTATCTTGAAGGTTGTACGGCTCCTCAGCGCGATGAAAATCAGCTGCACGCTGCCGTGGTGGAAATCCTTGTGGAAAAAGAGGCAGATGTGAAATACTCTACGGTTCAGAACTGGTACCCTGGCGATGCCGAAGGCAAAGGCGGGATCTACAACTTTGTAACCAAAAGAGGAATCTGTAATGGCGCCCACGCCAAACTCAGCTGGACACAGGTGGAAACGGGATCAGCGGTAACCTGGAAATACCCTTCATGTATTTTGAAAGGCGATTATTCCGTAGGGGAGTTCTATTCTGTAGCTGTAACCAACAACATGCAGCAAGCCGACACCGGAACGAAAATGGTGCACATTGGTAAAAACACCAAGTCGCGCATTGTATCCAAAGGGGTGTCTGCAGGTAAGTCACAGAACTCTTACCGCGGTTTGGTGAAGGTGCTTAAAAGAGCAGAAAATGCGCGGAACTTTTCGCAGTGTGATTCCCTGCTGATGGGTGATAAATGTGGTGCCCACACCTTCCCATACATCGAAATTGATAACAAATCTGCGCAGGTGGAACATGAGGCGACCACCTCAAAAATTGGTGAAGACCAGTTGTTCTACTGTAATCAGCGTGGTATTGATACCGAAGCAGCAGTGGCATTGATTGTCAACGGTTACTGTAAAGAGGTGTTGAATCAGCTTCCGATGGAATTCGCCGTAGAGGCACAGAAATTATTGGCACTGACCCTCGAGGGAAGTGTAGGATAA
- the sufC gene encoding Fe-S cluster assembly ATPase SufC, protein MLSIKDLKANIGEKEILKGINLEVKPGEVHAIMGPNGSGKSTLASVLAGREEYEVVGGEVDFGGKDLLEFSPEDRAREGLFLAFQYPVEIPGVSTVNFMKTALNQVREYRGEKALTAVEFLKVMKQKMEFVEISQSLLNRSLNEGFSGGEKKRNEIFQMAMLEPKLAILDETDSGLDIDALRIVANGVNKLKNKDNATIVVTHYQRLLDYIVPDYVHVLYNGRIVKSGTKELAMELEEKGYDWIKAEADSQFA, encoded by the coding sequence ATGTTAAGCATTAAGGATCTGAAGGCAAATATAGGTGAAAAAGAAATTCTGAAAGGAATCAACCTTGAAGTAAAGCCTGGTGAAGTTCACGCAATTATGGGACCTAACGGTTCTGGAAAATCTACATTGGCCTCTGTATTGGCTGGCCGTGAGGAGTATGAGGTTGTTGGTGGCGAGGTAGACTTTGGCGGTAAAGACCTTTTGGAGTTCTCTCCAGAAGATCGCGCTCGTGAAGGGCTGTTCCTGGCATTCCAATACCCAGTGGAAATTCCAGGTGTAAGTACTGTAAACTTCATGAAAACCGCTTTAAATCAAGTAAGGGAATACCGTGGCGAGAAAGCATTGACGGCCGTGGAGTTCCTGAAAGTGATGAAGCAAAAAATGGAGTTCGTAGAGATCTCTCAGTCATTGTTGAACCGTTCATTGAATGAAGGTTTCTCGGGTGGAGAGAAGAAGCGTAACGAAATTTTCCAGATGGCCATGCTGGAACCGAAGTTGGCGATTCTGGATGAAACAGATTCAGGTTTGGATATTGATGCCCTGCGCATTGTAGCCAATGGTGTGAACAAGTTGAAAAATAAGGACAATGCCACCATCGTGGTAACACACTACCAGCGTTTGTTGGATTACATTGTGCCAGATTATGTACACGTATTGTACAATGGCCGTATCGTAAAATCAGGCACCAAGGAATTGGCTATGGAGCTTGAGGAAAAAGGATACGACTGGATTAAAGCTGAAGCGGATAGTCAATTCGCTTAA
- the sufD gene encoding Fe-S cluster assembly protein SufD → MSTTVSENGSLGQIAVVHSQAAETIPAALQAQAQQAWEKFTATGFPHAKAEEYKYTPITKQLDRHFDLSALAPQGVVSEAEVKSLVFQSVEADLFVLVNGRFNEALSNYEGKGYDVCTLAEADEELVQEVIAKHKPQDDPFIHLNNAMASEGLFIHVPKNTQLQKPIIILNVTDSRHGQVVSHARNIIIAEQGAEAVIIEQYKSLGAVKSLTNNVTELFAEANAHLSFYKFQQENDSAFHLGNILVYQTKDSEVTTFTMTLEGAMIRNNLTFLLDGENITSNMYGLSFLKGKSHVDHHTVVDHTHPHCDSNELYKGVFDDKSAGVFNGKIFVREGAQKTNAFQSNKNILLSDDASIDTKPQLEIWADDVKCSHGCTNGQLDPEQLFYLRARGVDKRTAQGMLLYGFAADVLENIKLESLREELADLIHDRAGF, encoded by the coding sequence ATGTCAACAACTGTATCCGAAAACGGATCATTGGGCCAGATAGCAGTGGTTCATTCGCAAGCAGCTGAAACCATCCCCGCGGCACTTCAGGCACAGGCTCAACAGGCCTGGGAGAAGTTCACCGCTACGGGCTTTCCGCATGCAAAAGCAGAAGAATATAAATATACACCGATCACCAAACAGCTTGATCGCCACTTTGACCTTTCAGCCTTGGCACCTCAGGGTGTTGTCTCTGAAGCCGAAGTGAAATCATTGGTGTTTCAGTCCGTGGAGGCAGATCTTTTTGTGTTGGTCAATGGCCGATTCAACGAGGCGCTTTCAAATTATGAAGGCAAAGGCTATGATGTCTGTACTTTGGCGGAAGCTGATGAGGAATTGGTGCAAGAAGTTATTGCCAAGCACAAGCCTCAGGATGATCCTTTTATCCATCTGAACAATGCCATGGCAAGTGAAGGGCTTTTCATTCACGTTCCAAAAAATACGCAGCTGCAAAAGCCGATCATTATTTTGAACGTGACGGATTCCCGCCACGGACAGGTCGTGAGCCATGCCCGCAATATTATTATTGCTGAGCAGGGTGCTGAAGCAGTCATTATTGAGCAGTATAAATCTTTGGGAGCGGTAAAATCGCTGACCAATAATGTGACAGAGCTTTTTGCGGAAGCAAATGCACACCTGAGCTTTTATAAATTTCAGCAGGAAAACGATTCGGCTTTCCATTTGGGGAATATCCTGGTCTATCAAACCAAAGATTCTGAGGTAACCACTTTCACCATGACGCTTGAGGGTGCCATGATCCGAAATAACCTCACTTTCTTACTTGATGGCGAGAACATTACTTCCAATATGTATGGTTTGTCTTTTCTGAAAGGTAAATCGCATGTCGATCACCATACGGTAGTCGATCATACACACCCTCATTGTGATTCCAATGAGTTATACAAAGGGGTGTTTGATGATAAATCGGCGGGTGTTTTTAATGGAAAGATTTTTGTCCGCGAAGGTGCACAGAAAACAAATGCGTTTCAGTCCAATAAAAACATTTTATTGTCTGACGATGCTTCCATTGATACCAAACCACAGCTGGAAATTTGGGCCGATGATGTAAAATGTTCTCATGGTTGTACAAACGGGCAACTGGATCCTGAGCAATTGTTTTACCTCAGAGCACGTGGGGTTGATAAGCGAACTGCACAGGGAATGTTGCTTTATGGTTTCGCTGCCGACGTTTTAGAAAATATTAAATTGGAATCTTTGCGAGAAGAGTTGGCGGACTTGATCCACGATCGAGCAGGATTCTGA
- a CDS encoding cysteine desulfurase — MMSTSLDIERIREQFPILHQEVNGKPLVYFDNAATTQKPTVVISALENYYKGINSNIHRGAHALADQATTAFEATRLSIKDFINAKEVEEVIFTKGTTDGINLIAATFGRAFIGEGDEIVVSTMEHHSNIVPWQMLCEEKGAQLKVIPLNAKGELLMEEYEALLSEKTKLVAVVHASNALGTVNPISEIISNAHAVGAKVLVDGAQSCSHLDIDVQALDVDFFVSSAHKIYGPTGMGFLYGKRQLLEEMPPYQGGGEMIKTVSFEGTTYNEIPYKFEAGTPNIADVIAFNEAIHWISQVGKEAIRAHENELLAYAHEKLSAIDGVIFYGEAEDKVAVVSFGIQGVHPFDIGMMLDARGIAVRTGHHCTQPLMQFFGIEGTVRASFSVYNTKEEIDKLAEGVAKIARMMA, encoded by the coding sequence ATGATGTCCACAAGTTTAGACATAGAACGCATCCGTGAACAGTTTCCGATTTTGCATCAGGAGGTCAATGGTAAGCCTTTGGTTTATTTTGATAACGCTGCCACGACGCAAAAACCGACAGTGGTCATCAGCGCTTTGGAAAACTACTACAAAGGCATCAATTCAAATATTCACCGCGGCGCACATGCCCTGGCAGATCAGGCAACTACGGCCTTTGAGGCCACTCGCCTGAGTATTAAGGATTTTATCAATGCCAAGGAAGTGGAAGAGGTGATTTTTACCAAAGGAACCACTGATGGCATTAACCTGATTGCGGCAACTTTCGGCCGTGCATTCATTGGTGAAGGAGATGAAATTGTGGTTTCGACCATGGAACATCACTCCAATATTGTTCCCTGGCAAATGCTCTGCGAGGAGAAAGGAGCCCAGCTGAAAGTAATCCCTTTGAATGCAAAAGGGGAATTGTTGATGGAGGAATACGAAGCTTTGCTTTCTGAAAAAACCAAACTTGTTGCCGTGGTGCATGCCTCAAATGCATTGGGGACTGTCAATCCTATTTCAGAGATTATCAGTAATGCCCATGCGGTAGGCGCCAAAGTGTTGGTCGATGGAGCGCAATCTTGTTCGCACCTGGATATCGACGTTCAGGCTTTGGATGTTGATTTTTTTGTCAGCTCGGCACATAAAATTTATGGCCCTACGGGAATGGGTTTTCTTTATGGGAAACGTCAGCTTCTGGAAGAAATGCCACCCTATCAGGGGGGAGGGGAGATGATTAAAACGGTCTCTTTTGAAGGGACGACCTATAATGAAATTCCATATAAATTTGAAGCTGGAACACCTAATATTGCCGATGTAATTGCCTTCAATGAAGCTATTCACTGGATTTCACAGGTCGGGAAAGAAGCGATCCGTGCCCATGAAAATGAACTCCTTGCTTATGCGCATGAGAAACTCTCGGCAATTGATGGCGTGATCTTTTACGGGGAGGCTGAAGACAAAGTCGCCGTTGTTTCCTTTGGAATTCAGGGCGTACATCCTTTTGATATTGGAATGATGCTCGATGCCCGTGGAATTGCCGTAAGAACAGGCCACCACTGTACACAACCCCTGATGCAGTTTTTTGGTATTGAAGGCACCGTGAGGGCTTCGTTCTCAGTCTATAATACTAAAGAAGAGATTGATAAATTAGCCGAAGGTGTAGCGAAAATCGCTCGCATGATGGCCTAA
- a CDS encoding SufE family protein, with the protein MNTINQVQDEIVEEFALFAGDREAITEYIFEMGLQLPALPEADRVDQNVIKGCQSTVWLIGDLKEGKVHFDADSNTGITKGLISMLLRVYNERTPEEILAADLYFIDKIGMSGIISSQRSNGLTAMIKQIKLYALAFQAKARTNA; encoded by the coding sequence ATGAATACAATAAATCAAGTACAAGACGAAATCGTGGAGGAGTTTGCATTGTTTGCTGGCGACCGAGAAGCGATCACAGAATATATTTTCGAGATGGGACTTCAGCTGCCTGCTTTGCCAGAGGCTGACCGTGTCGATCAGAATGTTATTAAGGGCTGCCAGTCCACTGTTTGGTTGATTGGAGATCTTAAAGAAGGTAAAGTGCATTTCGACGCCGATTCCAATACAGGAATTACTAAAGGGCTGATCAGTATGTTGTTGCGAGTTTACAACGAAAGGACTCCCGAGGAAATTTTGGCAGCAGATTTGTACTTTATAGATAAAATCGGAATGAGTGGCATCATCAGCTCACAGCGTTCCAATGGCTTAACGGCCATGATCAAACAAATCAAACTTTATGCTTTGGCTTTTCAGGCTAAAGCAAGAACAAACGCCTAA
- a CDS encoding SUF system Fe-S cluster assembly protein has product MSEISLKDKIVEAIKTVYDPEIPVDVYELGLIYEIEVFPVSNVNITMTLTSPSCPAAEHIPNEIKEKVQAVEEVNEVNVEITWDPPYSQDMMSEAAKLELGFM; this is encoded by the coding sequence ATGAGCGAAATAAGTCTTAAAGATAAAATCGTGGAGGCAATCAAGACCGTTTACGATCCTGAAATTCCTGTCGATGTATATGAGTTGGGCCTGATTTATGAAATCGAGGTCTTTCCGGTATCCAATGTAAATATTACCATGACATTGACTTCCCCTTCATGCCCTGCGGCTGAACATATTCCTAATGAAATTAAGGAAAAAGTGCAGGCAGTGGAAGAAGTGAATGAGGTGAATGTAGAAATTACATGGGATCCACCATATTCGCAGGACATGATGTCTGAAGCTGCCAAACTGGAGCTTGGCTTTATGTAA
- a CDS encoding BrxA/BrxB family bacilliredoxin yields MYPEELVAPMRQELTDAGFESLTTAEAVNAHFQDHKGTTLVVVNSVCGCAAGAARPGVRFALQNGANKPDNCVTVFAGNDREATQAARDLMMPYPPSSPCIALFKDGELVQMVERHHIEGRNAEMIGAFLVSTFDEHCA; encoded by the coding sequence ATGTACCCAGAAGAATTAGTAGCGCCAATGCGCCAGGAATTAACTGACGCAGGTTTCGAATCGCTGACTACCGCTGAAGCGGTAAATGCACATTTTCAGGATCACAAAGGCACAACCCTTGTTGTCGTGAATTCTGTTTGTGGCTGTGCAGCAGGAGCTGCTCGTCCAGGTGTTCGTTTTGCTTTGCAAAATGGTGCAAATAAGCCTGATAACTGTGTGACTGTTTTTGCAGGTAACGACCGCGAAGCAACACAGGCTGCCCGTGATTTGATGATGCCTTATCCGCCATCATCTCCATGTATCGCTTTGTTCAAAGATGGCGAGTTGGTACAAATGGTAGAGCGTCACCACATTGAAGGACGTAACGCAGAAATGATCGGTGCTTTCTTGGTAAGCACTTTTGATGAGCACTGTGCATAA